In Aphelocoma coerulescens isolate FSJ_1873_10779 unplaced genomic scaffold, UR_Acoe_1.0 HiC_scaffold_224, whole genome shotgun sequence, the sequence TCCCCTTAGTCtgggtgaaaagaaagcagcttacggagctgacaagaaagcagctcctaaaggactggctgctccctgtccctctcactgctgtctgtctgcagggctcaccagcagggtcagcagctcctctggctccctctcttGCTGAGGAAGATGCGGAAGAGGAGCCAAATGACAAGAAGCCTCCAGCTGGTGTCCATCCACGGCCTGAACGTGCAGAGCCAGTAAGTGGCGCCTGTGGTTGGCACTGCCTTTGGTGGAGGGCCGAGCTTCAAGTTTCTGACGAGCCAGCCCTTGCCGCTCGTGCCTGAagatgctgggggctgtgtgcctgccatgacgtagtgctgcttcagccaggccaggcaccCCTGGCAAATGGCTTCTGAACTTTCCCATTTGAGCGCCATTTTGCTGGGACACTGAGAGGGCCTGAGAATGTCTTTGGGATCAGACGAGAGGCAGCATTGTGCCTTTCAATTGTTGCCAGCGTAGAAGTGAGCCCCTcggtgcacggtgtccgtgcagGCTCCCCGTGGTCAGTGGACAGAGACGGTCCAAAGACTCAGttgagagccttgcaggatactTAGGAGACACTGGCCCCTGGGAGGGACCAATTAGCTTCAGGCACAACATAGAGCAGACTGGCCTTCTGGTCAGACGCTACCATGCCCACTCGAGGGTGACTTCATTGcccaggggaacacagcaggaggaaagcaacaaggctctggggccctgctcccacctcttgCTGGATCTTTGCAAGCTCGTCAATACCTTGTTGCAGTGGTCTTGCAGAAAATCGATAAAATGTAGCATGAACCTggccatgtgctgctgtatcacagcagcctttgggctttgcccgttgcctttgagaaggggacatgcaaaacccccccagccaaaGAGGCCTGGCGGTGGCTGACAGCCTTCCTTTTGCcgtgtgctctgcagggcatctgtGCCAGCCGCCTTTCTGACGGGCAATCCTttcttgtcccagctctctcttgaCGCGCGCTCTGCCGTCCAACGTGCCGCTTCACCGGcgcgctctgcagcagccagcactcccccacgtgccagcacttcgttcagcagcccagcccagcagccggagatgagagaggagcagagcctgaagagaCTGAGTACGTCTGGTGTATTTCTGGTCTGCCAGAGCGGTGTGTTTTCTGCGGGTCTCTGAAGTTCCTCCTCGCTTTAGTGTCACAGAGGCATTTAGGCCTCCCTCCAAGAAcctgttgctgtgctttgaggCAGCAAGAGAGCGCTCGGCGTGTTCCCgctgcctctgagggcagctggcactggcttgacttttcctgggctgccctctgtgccaaagacaaaagcagagattgttTCTGTTGAGCAGAAGGCTGGCACCTAGCGGGTGACTGGGCCCCAGGGAGCTCTCGGgccccagctcttctctggctgccctttttaCGACTGTTCTCGctcctcctctcactgctgcacactGTTCTCCTAAGTGGCCCTGCCGGTGACGGCAGGTGCCACTGCAGAGGCCGCGGAGGCCCTTCCTTAACTCGGAGGGCCCAGTTCCTAAAGGCCCTTCGTTCTGGCTTATcacatgagctgctgtgcttgagaGCCGTGAAGTCCTTCTTGGAAAGGCCAACTGCTGAAAGGCAGAGAAGATGGCCCTCCCGCTCGCTGTTCTCAGCGGCTGGAAGCCAAGTGACTGCAATGGGCACAGAGCTCCCGACAGTGGGGCTGCATCTTGGATCGTCTGGGGAGCGGCATCTCCCTTTGAAAGTGAGcaccttgcactgcttttgtctttcagggaGCATTGTGAGTCTGGGCGAGCCGAGGAGGAAATACTCGGCGTTTGAAGAACTCGGACGAGGGTAAGTCTGACGCCTGCTCCTTACGCAAAACCACGGGCCCGGTCATTTGGCCGGTGCAGCGTCAAGcgtgaagtcaggcaagctgcgaACACGGTCAGACTCCGGCTTTACCTTCCTGCCACCTCTCAGGACTGCTCAGTCAGAGCAGTCAGAAGGCATCATCAAAGACAACCTGGTGCTGGCAAGGTCTgccttgcttgcagcaaggagcagggcctggaagaTGTCCCGCCCCTGCCGGCCTACCAGAGCACCTTGTCACCCGAGAGCTGGCAGATAACACTtctcaaaggcagagttttccaagttcttcttctccagtttttccaaagggtCCCCCTTAGGCTGGGAACGGAAGCAATCGGGCGTGTGCCTTGGAGATTTGTAGCAGCCCTTGGTGTTCACactgggcctcagttttctcctggACACCCTGCGTGGCAGAGGGCTGCTGGGCTCTTGTGCTATTGGCGGGGGAGGCGCTGCAGCCAGGCgttttccaaatgctccaggcagcctggggagatCTCCCGCCTAGGCTGGCTTTCACCGCCAGGGACTAaagggctttttctgctgccgttttctttctaggggttttggagctgtttataAAGCCCTCGACGCCAGCACAGGACAACAGGTAAAGTGTCAATGCCCCCAGcagattttgcagctctggagcGCTTTCGCCGCGGCTGCGAGCcttggctggagctttgggtggCCGCTCCATCTCTGcggcagaggctgctcctctgaagcacagcctaggctcagcagcctgcagacGGCATTTGGGACGGGCTTCGGTCCTTCTCCTAagctctgccctttggcacagctgggctgcgtcATTGCACAAGCACTCGCTGCGTGTTCCTGGGGATCTCGTGCGACGAGCGGCTTCTCAAGTCAACGGTCTCTCAATGTCCTTTTAGGTGGCCATCAAGAAAATGGCTCTTCAAGAGGAGATGTCCGAGGAGCTGGCTGTCAATGAAATCGTGGCCATGAGGGACAGTAGGAACCCCAATATTGTGTCCTACTTAGACAGGTGGGGCTATTCTCATGTCAGTGTTCCTTTAGGATACtgcaagcccaaagtggcaaacccctttggtcactggcagaaaatggagctgtttaggatttctctcctccagtgcgtgggaggaggttgcacttggtctgcaagaatctcctctggcaaatgcagcttggagagcacttccagaaagctgggtcagcccctcgggtgactgggctgtgcccaggtcctctctctccatgccgggcttttcttctttcagctacctggTCGATGGAGAGCTCTGGCTGGCGATGGAGTTCATGGACGGCGGCACGTTGTATGATGTAGTCGGGGCAGTGTACCTCGAGGAAGGACAGATAGGCGCTGTctgtcgggaggtgagggatgccgcttgtgcttcccctggcCTGTTGGCCCTTGTCAACTGGTGGTTAAGAACAGCAGAGATTTCTTGCTCACGGccttgctttgctgttgctgtcacgACACGCAGAAGAAAGAACATCTGAAGCCAACTGCCTGCCAGTGTCCCCGCACTTCCTAGGCTCCGTTCTCGCACTCTTACGTGCTGCCGTTGTGCTGGGGCGCTCGCGCTCGCTGGCTCGCTGGCTCGCTCGCTGTGTCGCACTTGTTTCCTCTTGCCAGCTTTGCCTCTCAACgtttgcctggagcctgtctgtgtgtcctgcatTCCTTGCCGCTCCAAGCCTGAACGCTGGTGGCAGAATTTCAAGCTAAGGGCAAAGGAGATGTCCTCAGCTTCAAAGGATAGCATTGCAGCCCAGATGGCGTTGGATTCTGGAACAGGTCTAacgtgctgcttcctcctctgctgccacaaggctaccaagaaaatctttgccaTGCCGCCCCCCAGCCAAAGGGCACGCGCTACGTACCGAAGGGAGGAGGGGCTTTTGGAAGCTCAGATGTGCCTTTGCTTGGAAAGATAGAACACGCGTAAGAGTGttgaagcagcaagctcttcctcttgaCAGCACTAGGATGCTGCGCCCTGGCTCCCAATTCCCTGAGAAAGCTGTCACTCTCGTCCAGCCCGTTCCTTTCTTGCGGGATGAAATCAGGTCCTGAACCttcacccttccctttctcctctctctctcagtgcctgcaaggactgcatttccttcattccCGCCGAGTCATCCACAGAGACGTCAAAAGCTGCAACATTCTTGTGAGCACGGACGGATCTGTCAAACTGGGTGGGTATCCTTGGTCCGGCGCAGCGTTCCCGggatgcgctctggggctgctctggggtaaCTGCCAGTTCTCCAGAAGCACTGCTTGGCCAGTGCGCCAAACCTGAGGGCGTTTTTGAAGAGGCCAATGCCTTGTTTCCCTGGCTACAGCCCCGcggaagcagagcactgctgcttttccagctagatTCACCGTGGCCTTGTCAGGCTTTGAGCGGGCAATTCTTTGGCTGGGTTTGCCAGTTGTAGCTGGCTTtgacagggtttgtttttctccgcagctgactttggcctctgtgctcagctcacccctgagcacgACAAGTGCAGCTCCAGCGTCGGCACTCCCAGCTGGATGGCGCCAGAAGTCGTGAGAGGAGAAGCCtacggccccaaagtggacatctggtcactggggatcgtggggctggaaatggtggaAGGGGAAGCTCCTTACCAGAGGGAACCCCGTCTCAGGGTAAGGTGCAGCTTCAAAGTGTGGCTCTGTGCAGAGAGAGCTGTTGTGGCTAGGAAAGGAGCAGGTAGAGTGTCCGCTTCcctttttggtaggtttttgaactgatagaaaggaacggggccccaaaactgcaaaacccCAGGCACCACTCGGCTCTCCTGCGCGACTTTCtccgctgctgcctgcagacagacgaggacaggcgctggtctgcccaggaactcctgaaggtaagaaaaagcaaagcggcAAAAAGCCCTGCGAGCTGTGGACACCTGCATGAAGGGCCGAAGAGGACTGTGGGCCACGTGGGCCTGGGCGAGACAGGTCCGGGAGCGGAAGGCGGAGGGGCAGATGGTGCCCTCGGTCCTCTTTGCGCGTCTTCCTGGtagcagaggagccctgcttgAGCCTGTTGGACGTGATCTTGGGAAGTCATGGTtccttttggttgtgtttttcctttgggcagcatccatttgtgaCCTCAGGCgatcctgcctccagcctggctgctctgatcATCTCAGCCAAGCAAGTGCAGGAAGATTGGAGAGGAGACGCTTGCGCctgaggaggccttggtgccCCGCCAGCCCAGAGGAGTGAAGAGGGGATGTACCGTATTTAAGAGAAGATTCGGCCATCCCCTGAGTTTTATAATTTAGCTGTTCCATAGTTAGGAAGTTTAtggttttgagattttcttaGCTTAGCTGGTTTTCGTTAGGACTCCAGTCCCCAGAAAGTTTCATTAAAGGAGCATTGTTTAGCTAAGAGTAGAGTATTGCTGatgtagggaagctgagaactatcctggagctagaaatggaccaatcgtcatcctgatgattaagctatgaaagaaaaagctgggactcagcagaactggaccaggcatgagctgtcagcctgaacaggtcaccaggaggacagaatgatgaagatgaagatgaagatgaagatgaagatgaagatgaagatgaagaagtagctggaagacccttggtttcagcccttggtttcagcaggactggcaataaaaggctgtaaaaccttcagaaccctggaagattcccttccttgccacactgggcctaagctggacagcgccttcgaagccgtgcgctctggacgggctgtcctgttcatggctttgcgctgcttcccagcggcccaaggctctcccccctcacagaggggccctgccccgccccacgcgccccgtggccgctcccgctccgcccgccctgcggagatgttgcccccccacccgccccccgtgccctggcatcccccagcgccagccgcccctcagggaggggcaggaggagggagcaggccccgcttgttcccctttcctggcggtcacgtggcatccaagagccaaggagggctgaaatggcacgtcccccaaacgcttccctctctggtccttttggggcactaacgcgctctgctcaagggagtccgagggcctacgctcggctttccctgctaaggcctcattcttccttctgtaagctctacaactggctggttgacgttagctctctaggagatggggaaaacgagacgctttcaaattgggggaattaccctggtaaattactgcagtttttcagcaacagaatttcaaggtgcagctgggcctttcagccattgcatcgattttcaaatggcacccgcagcatccgacgtgtgaagagcccagtgtgaagctcctcaaagacactgcagcagttgtcccccagcagacaggacgtgtctgtgctgagtcaccagaaaagagagctaagcccagagtcattcgtgcatgggcaagcagagttggtttccagaggagttgcatgcactcgtttccctctcccactcagtacttgctctcctctttcaagctggctcctgcctttaactggagcttttgacagagaaggg encodes:
- the LOC138101268 gene encoding serine/threonine-protein kinase PAK 3-like; this translates as MIGQVCAAVCTVFSVAYSGYFLTHLTRHLTRGWRQARPLGSPAGSAAPLAPSLAEEDAEEEPNDKKPPAGVHPRPERAEPLSLDARSAVQRAASPARSAAASTPPRASTSFSSPAQQPEMREEQSLKRLRSIVSLGEPRRKYSAFEELGRGGFGAVYKALDASTGQQVAIKKMALQEEMSEELAVNEIVAMRDSRNPNIVSYLDSYLVDGELWLAMEFMDGGTLYDVVGAVYLEEGQIGAVCRECLQGLHFLHSRRVIHRDVKSCNILVSTDGSVKLADFGLCAQLTPEHDKCSSSVGTPSWMAPEVVRGEAYGPKVDIWSLGIVGLEMVEGEAPYQREPRLRVFELIERNGAPKLQNPRHHSALLRDFLRCCLQTDEDRRWSAQELLKHPFVTSGDPASSLAALIISAKQVQEDWRGDACA